The Bradyrhizobium sp. WBAH42 genome includes a window with the following:
- the rplP gene encoding 50S ribosomal protein L16, producing MMQPKKTKFRKAHKGRIHGVASSGATLAFGQFGLKATEPERVTARQIEAARRALTRHMKRAGRVWIRVFPDVPVSKKPAEVRMGSGKGSPELWVARVKPGRVLFEIDGVNTQTAREALTLAAAKLPIKTRFVERIAE from the coding sequence ATGATGCAACCTAAGAAAACGAAGTTCCGGAAGGCGCATAAGGGCCGCATCCACGGCGTTGCGTCTTCGGGCGCGACGTTGGCGTTCGGCCAGTTCGGCCTGAAGGCGACCGAGCCTGAGCGCGTCACCGCGCGCCAGATCGAAGCCGCCCGCCGCGCGCTGACCCGCCACATGAAGCGCGCCGGCCGCGTCTGGATCCGCGTGTTCCCCGACGTTCCGGTGTCGAAGAAGCCGGCCGAAGTCCGCATGGGCTCCGGCAAGGGTTCGCCGGAATTGTGGGTCGCGCGCGTCAAGCCGGGCCGGGTGCTGTTCGAGATCGACGGCGTCAACACCCAGACGGCGCGTGAGGCGCTGACCCTGGCGGCCGCCAAGCTGCCGATCAAGACGCGCTTCGTCGAGCGCATTGCGGAGTAA
- the rpsC gene encoding 30S ribosomal protein S3, with protein MGQKINPIGLRLGINRTWDSRWFAGKQEYGKLLHEDVKIREILHKELKQAAVARIVIERPHKKCRVTIHSARPGVVIGKKGADIDKLRKKVADITSSDVVINIVEIRKPELDATLVAESIAQQLERRVAFRRAMKRAVQSAMRLGAEGIRINCSGRLGGAEIARMEWYREGRVPLHTLRADIDYGVATAFTTFGTCGVKVWIFKGEILEHDPMAQDKRMAEGETGGSGDRGGRQRRETAAA; from the coding sequence ATGGGTCAAAAGATCAATCCGATCGGTCTGCGCCTCGGCATCAACCGGACCTGGGATTCCCGCTGGTTCGCCGGCAAGCAGGAATACGGCAAGCTGCTGCACGAGGACGTCAAGATCCGTGAGATCCTGCACAAGGAGCTCAAGCAGGCGGCCGTCGCCCGCATCGTGATCGAGCGTCCGCACAAGAAGTGCCGCGTCACCATCCACTCGGCCCGTCCGGGCGTGGTGATCGGCAAGAAGGGCGCCGACATCGACAAGCTGCGCAAGAAGGTCGCGGACATCACCTCGTCCGACGTCGTCATCAACATCGTCGAGATCCGCAAGCCGGAGCTCGATGCGACGCTGGTGGCCGAGTCGATCGCGCAGCAGCTCGAGCGCCGCGTGGCGTTCCGCCGTGCCATGAAGCGCGCCGTGCAGTCGGCGATGCGTCTCGGCGCGGAAGGCATCCGCATCAACTGCTCGGGTCGTCTGGGCGGTGCGGAAATCGCGCGCATGGAGTGGTACCGCGAAGGCCGCGTGCCGCTGCACACGTTGCGTGCCGACATCGACTACGGCGTTGCGACCGCGTTCACGACCTTCGGCACCTGCGGCGTCAAGGTCTGGATCTTCAAGGGCGAGATCCTCGAGCACGATCCGATGGCCCAGGACAAGAGAATGGCCGAAGGCGAGACCGGCGGCAGTGGCGATCGCGGTGGCCGTCAGCGCCGCGAGACGGCCGCTGCCTAA
- the rplV gene encoding 50S ribosomal protein L22, with amino-acid sequence MSKPKRERSLAENEAKAVARMLRVSPQKLNLVAQLIRGRKASAALADLQFSRKRIAVDVKKCLESAIANAENNHDLDVDDLVVAQAFVGNGLVMKRFAARGRGRSGRVYKPFSQLTIIVRQVEAEAAA; translated from the coding sequence ATGAGCAAACCTAAGCGCGAACGGAGCCTCGCCGAGAACGAGGCCAAGGCGGTCGCCCGGATGCTGCGGGTGAGCCCGCAGAAGCTCAACCTGGTCGCCCAGCTCATTCGCGGCCGGAAGGCGTCTGCCGCGCTCGCCGACCTGCAGTTTTCGCGCAAGCGGATCGCGGTCGACGTGAAGAAGTGCCTGGAATCGGCGATCGCCAACGCCGAGAACAACCACGACCTCGACGTCGACGATCTCGTCGTGGCGCAGGCCTTCGTCGGCAACGGCCTCGTGATGAAGCGCTTCGCCGCCCGCGGCCGTGGCCGCTCGGGCCGTGTCTACAAACCGTTTTCGCAGCTGACGATCATCGTTCGTCAGGTCGAAGCTGAAGCCGCCGCTTAA
- the rpsS gene encoding 30S ribosomal protein S19, whose amino-acid sequence MVRSVWKGPFVEGSLLKKADAARASGRHDVIKIWSRRSTILPQFVGLTFGVYNGQKHVPVAVNEEMVGHKFGEFSPTRTFHGHSGDKKAKKA is encoded by the coding sequence ATGGTTCGTTCAGTCTGGAAAGGCCCGTTCGTCGAGGGTTCTCTGCTCAAGAAGGCAGATGCCGCGCGCGCGTCCGGCCGTCACGACGTCATCAAGATCTGGAGCCGTCGCTCGACGATCCTGCCGCAATTCGTCGGTCTGACCTTCGGCGTCTACAACGGTCAGAAGCACGTGCCGGTGGCCGTGAACGAGGAAATGGTCGGTCACAAGTTCGGCGAGTTCTCGCCGACCCGGACCTTCCATGGCCACTCCGGCGACAAGAAAGCCAAGAAGGCTTGA
- the rplB gene encoding 50S ribosomal protein L2, translated as MALKTFNPTTPGQRQLVMVDRSALYKGKPVKALTEGKKSSGGRNNTGRITVRFRGGGHKQTLRLVDFKRDKVDAPATVERLEYDPNRTAFIALIKYQDGEQAYILAPQRLAVGDTIVAGNYVDVKPGNVMPLGNMPVGTIIHNIEVKIGKGGQLARSAGTYAQLVGRDQDYVIIRLNSGEQRLVHGRCRGTIGAVSNPDHMNTSIGKAGRNRWLGRKPHNRGVSMNPIDHPHGGGEGRTSGGRHPVTPWGKPTKGKKTRSNKSTNKFILLSRHKRKK; from the coding sequence ATGGCACTGAAGACATTCAATCCCACGACGCCGGGCCAGCGCCAGCTGGTCATGGTCGATCGTTCGGCCCTGTACAAGGGCAAGCCGGTCAAGGCGCTCACCGAAGGCAAGAAGTCCTCGGGCGGTCGCAACAACACCGGTCGCATCACCGTGCGCTTCCGCGGCGGCGGTCACAAGCAGACGCTGCGCCTCGTCGACTTCAAGCGCGACAAGGTCGATGCGCCCGCGACGGTCGAGCGGCTGGAATACGATCCGAACCGCACTGCGTTCATCGCGCTGATCAAGTACCAGGACGGCGAGCAGGCCTATATTCTGGCGCCGCAGCGTCTGGCCGTGGGCGACACCATCGTGGCCGGGAACTATGTCGACGTGAAGCCGGGCAACGTCATGCCGCTCGGCAACATGCCGGTCGGCACGATCATCCACAACATCGAGGTCAAGATCGGGAAGGGTGGCCAGCTGGCCCGTTCCGCGGGGACGTACGCCCAGCTCGTCGGCCGCGATCAGGACTACGTCATCATCCGCCTGAATTCGGGCGAGCAGCGCCTGGTGCACGGCCGTTGCCGCGGCACGATCGGCGCGGTGTCGAACCCGGATCACATGAACACCTCGATCGGCAAGGCCGGCCGCAACCGTTGGCTGGGCCGCAAGCCGCATAACCGCGGTGTTTCGATGAACCCGATCGACCATCCGCACGGCGGTGGTGAAGGTCGTACCTCGGGCGGTCGTCACCCGGTCACTCCGTGGGGCAAGCCGACCAAGGGCAAGAAGACCCGCTCCAACAAGTCGACCAACAAATTCATTCTCCTAAGCCGCCACAAGCGGAAGAAGTAA
- a CDS encoding 50S ribosomal protein L23 yields MSKNIEPRHYDVILSPVVTEKATIASEHNKVLFKVAAKATKPQIKEAIEKLFDVKVKSVNTLVRKGKVKAFRGTIGSQSNSKRAIVTLEEGHRIDVTTGL; encoded by the coding sequence ATGAGCAAGAACATCGAGCCTCGCCACTACGACGTGATCCTGTCGCCGGTCGTGACCGAAAAGGCGACGATCGCTTCGGAGCACAACAAGGTGCTGTTCAAGGTGGCCGCCAAGGCGACCAAGCCGCAGATCAAGGAAGCGATCGAGAAGCTGTTCGACGTCAAGGTCAAGAGCGTCAACACGCTGGTCCGCAAGGGCAAGGTCAAGGCCTTCCGCGGCACCATCGGCTCGCAGTCGAACAGCAAACGCGCGATCGTGACCCTCGAAGAGGGTCACCGGATCGACGTCACCACCGGTCTGTAA
- the rplD gene encoding 50S ribosomal protein L4 yields the protein MELKVTTLEGKEAGSVQLSDAIFGLEPREDIIARCVQWQLNKRQAGTHKAKGRAEIWRTGKKMYKQKGTGGARHGSARVPQFRGGGRAFGPVVRSHATDLPKKVRALALKHALSAKAKDGDLVVIEKAALEAAKTKALLGHFSGLGLTNALIIDGAELNNGFAAAARNIPNMDVLPIQGINVYDILRRQKLVLTKAAIDALEARFK from the coding sequence ATGGAATTGAAGGTCACCACCCTCGAAGGTAAGGAAGCCGGCTCCGTCCAGCTGTCCGACGCCATTTTCGGTCTCGAGCCGCGCGAGGACATCATCGCGCGCTGCGTGCAGTGGCAGCTCAACAAGCGCCAGGCCGGCACGCACAAGGCCAAGGGCCGCGCCGAGATCTGGCGCACCGGCAAGAAGATGTACAAGCAGAAGGGCACCGGCGGTGCTCGTCACGGCTCGGCCCGCGTGCCGCAGTTCCGCGGCGGCGGTCGTGCCTTCGGTCCGGTGGTGCGTTCGCACGCCACCGACCTGCCGAAGAAGGTCCGTGCGCTCGCACTGAAGCATGCGCTCTCGGCCAAGGCCAAGGACGGCGATCTCGTCGTGATCGAGAAGGCCGCGCTGGAAGCCGCCAAGACCAAGGCGCTGCTCGGCCACTTCTCGGGCCTCGGCCTCACCAACGCGCTGATCATCGACGGTGCCGAGCTCAACAACGGCTTCGCCGCTGCGGCCCGCAACATCCCGAACATGGACGTGCTGCCGATCCAGGGCATCAACGTCTATGACATCCTGCGCCGTCAGAAGCTCGTTCTGACCAAGGCCGCCATCGATGCGCTGGAGGCGCGCTTCAAATGA
- the rplC gene encoding 50S ribosomal protein L3, with product MRSGVIAQKVGMTRVFTEAGEHIPVTVLKLGNCQVVGHRTEEKNGYVALQLGSGSRKTVYMPKAERGQFAVAKVEPKRRVEEFRVTADAMIPVGAEIQADHFVVGQFVDVTGTSVGKGFAGGMKRWNFGGLRATHGVSISHRSIGSTGGRQDPGKTWKNKKMPGHMGVDRITTLNLRVVQTDVERGLILVEGAVPGSKGGWIRVRDAVKKPLPKEAPKPGKFKVAGDAEAAPAAQEA from the coding sequence ATGCGCTCCGGAGTGATCGCACAAAAGGTCGGGATGACGCGGGTCTTCACGGAGGCCGGCGAACATATCCCCGTGACCGTGCTGAAGCTCGGCAATTGCCAGGTCGTAGGCCACCGCACCGAAGAGAAGAACGGTTACGTCGCGCTCCAGCTCGGTTCGGGCAGCCGCAAGACCGTTTACATGCCGAAGGCCGAGCGCGGCCAGTTCGCGGTGGCCAAGGTCGAGCCGAAGCGCCGGGTCGAGGAATTCCGCGTCACCGCGGACGCCATGATCCCGGTCGGCGCTGAGATCCAGGCTGACCACTTCGTCGTCGGTCAGTTCGTCGACGTCACCGGCACCTCGGTCGGTAAGGGCTTCGCCGGCGGCATGAAGCGCTGGAACTTCGGCGGTCTGCGCGCCACGCACGGTGTGTCGATCTCGCACCGCTCGATCGGTTCGACCGGTGGCCGTCAGGACCCCGGCAAGACCTGGAAGAACAAGAAGATGCCCGGCCACATGGGTGTCGACCGCATCACCACGCTCAACCTTCGCGTCGTCCAGACCGATGTCGAGCGCGGCCTGATCCTCGTCGAGGGCGCCGTTCCCGGCTCCAAGGGCGGCTGGATCCGCGTGCGCGACGCCGTCAAGAAGCCGCTGCCGAAGGAAGCTCCGAAGCCCGGCAAGTTCAAGGTTGCTGGCGACGCGGAAGCCGCTCCGGCTGCGCAGGAGGCGTGA
- the rpsJ gene encoding 30S ribosomal protein S10, with product MNGQNIRIRLKAFDHRILDTSTREIVNTAKRTGAQVRGPIPLPTRIEKFTVNRSPHVDKKSREQFEMRTHKRLLDIVDPTPQTVDALMKLDLAAGVDVEIKL from the coding sequence ATGAACGGCCAAAACATTCGTATCCGTCTCAAGGCGTTCGACCATCGTATCCTCGATACGTCGACCCGCGAGATCGTGAACACGGCGAAGCGCACCGGCGCGCAGGTCCGCGGACCCATTCCGCTGCCCACCCGCATCGAGAAGTTCACCGTCAACCGTTCGCCCCACGTCGACAAGAAGAGCCGCGAACAGTTCGAGATGCGCACTCACAAGCGCCTGCTCGACATCGTCGATCCGACCCCGCAGACCGTCGATGCTTTGATGAAGCTCGATCTGGCCGCCGGTGTCGACGTCGAGATCAAGCTCTAA
- the tuf gene encoding elongation factor Tu: MAKAKFERTKPHCNIGTIGHVDHGKTSLTAAITKVLAEAGGATFTAYDQIDKAPEEKARGITISTAHVEYETPNRHYAHVDCPGHADYVKNMITGAAQMDGAILVVSAADGPMPQTREHILLARQVGVPALVVFLNKCDMVDDPELLELVELEVRELLSKYEFPGDKIPIIKGSALAALEDSDKKLGHDAILELMKNVDEYIPQPERPIDQPFLMPVEDVFSISGRGTVVTGRVERGVVKVGEEIEIVGLRATQKTTVTGVEMFRKLLDQGQAGDNIGALLRGTKREDVERGQVLAKPGSVKPHTKFKAEAYILTKEEGGRHTPFFTNYRPQFYFRTTDVTGVVHLPEGTEMVMPGDNIAMEVHLIVPIAMEEKLRFAIREGGRTVGAGVVASIIE; this comes from the coding sequence ATGGCCAAAGCAAAGTTTGAACGTACCAAGCCGCACTGCAACATCGGCACCATCGGTCACGTCGACCATGGCAAGACGTCGCTGACCGCGGCGATCACCAAGGTTCTCGCCGAAGCCGGCGGTGCGACGTTCACCGCGTACGACCAGATCGACAAGGCGCCGGAAGAGAAGGCCCGCGGCATCACCATCTCGACCGCGCACGTCGAGTACGAGACGCCGAACCGGCACTACGCCCACGTCGACTGCCCCGGCCACGCCGACTACGTGAAGAACATGATCACCGGCGCTGCCCAGATGGACGGCGCGATCCTGGTCGTGTCGGCCGCTGACGGCCCGATGCCGCAGACCCGCGAGCACATCCTGCTCGCCCGCCAGGTCGGCGTGCCCGCGCTCGTGGTGTTCCTCAACAAGTGCGACATGGTCGACGATCCGGAGCTGCTCGAGCTCGTCGAGCTCGAAGTCCGCGAGCTGCTCTCGAAGTACGAATTCCCCGGCGACAAGATCCCGATCATCAAGGGTTCGGCGCTGGCCGCTCTCGAAGACTCCGACAAGAAGCTCGGCCACGACGCCATCCTCGAGCTGATGAAGAACGTCGACGAGTACATCCCGCAGCCGGAGCGTCCGATCGACCAGCCGTTCCTGATGCCGGTTGAAGACGTGTTCTCGATCTCGGGCCGCGGCACCGTCGTGACCGGCCGTGTCGAGCGCGGCGTCGTCAAGGTCGGCGAGGAAATCGAGATCGTCGGTCTCCGCGCCACCCAGAAGACCACCGTCACCGGCGTCGAAATGTTCCGCAAGCTGCTCGATCAGGGCCAGGCCGGCGACAACATCGGCGCGCTGCTCCGCGGCACCAAGCGCGAGGACGTCGAGCGCGGCCAGGTTCTGGCCAAGCCGGGTTCGGTCAAGCCGCACACCAAGTTCAAGGCTGAGGCCTACATCCTCACCAAGGAAGAGGGCGGTCGCCACACCCCGTTCTTCACCAACTACCGTCCGCAGTTCTACTTCCGCACCACCGACGTGACCGGTGTCGTGCACCTGCCGGAAGGCACCGAGATGGTGATGCCGGGCGACAACATCGCGATGGAAGTGCACCTGATCGTGCCGATCGCGATGGAAGAGAAGCTCCGCTTCGCGATCCGCGAAGGCGGCCGCACCGTCGGCGCCGGCGTCGTCGCCTCGATCATCGAGTAA
- the fusA gene encoding elongation factor G, giving the protein MPRQHAIEDYRNFGIMAHIDAGKTTTTERILYYTGKSHKIGEVHEGAATMDWMEQEQERGITITSAATTAFWNGKRLNIIDTPGHVDFTIEVERSLRVLDGAVCVLDSNQGVEPQTETVWRQGDKYKVPRIVFANKMDKIGADFFKCLSDIVDRLGAKPVAIQLPIGAENNFKGLVDLVKMKGVVWNDESLGAKFDYVDIPEDLVEQAKEYREKMVEAAVELDDDAMAAYLDGKEPDEATLKRLIRKAVLTGAFYPVLCGSAFKNKGVQPLLDAVVDYLPSPLDVPAIKGTDDKGNEVVRKADDKEPLALLAFKIMDDPFVGTITFCRIYSGILQSGTGVVNSTREKKERIGRMLLMHANNREDIKEAYAGDIVALAGLKEARTGDTLCDPDKQVILEKMEFPEPVIEIAIEPKSKADQEKLGVALAKLAAEDPSFRVSTDHESGQTILKGMGELHLDIKVDILKRTYKVDANIGAPQVAFRERITKRVEHSYTHKKQTGGTGQFAAVSFIVEPNEAGKGFEFESKIVGGAVPKEYIPGVEKGLESVLSSGVVAGFPVVDVKVQLVDGKYHDVDSSALAFEIASRACFREALQMGKSVLLEPIMKVEVVTPEDYTGSVIGDLNSRRGQIQGQDMRGNANVINAMVPLMNMFGYVNNLRSMSQGRATFTMQFDHYAEAPANVSAEVQKKFA; this is encoded by the coding sequence ATGCCCCGCCAACATGCCATCGAGGACTACCGTAACTTCGGTATCATGGCGCATATCGACGCCGGCAAGACCACGACCACCGAGCGCATCCTCTATTACACCGGCAAGAGCCACAAGATCGGCGAAGTGCACGAAGGTGCCGCGACGATGGACTGGATGGAGCAGGAGCAGGAGCGTGGCATCACGATCACCTCGGCCGCGACCACCGCGTTCTGGAACGGCAAGCGCCTGAACATCATCGACACGCCCGGCCACGTCGACTTCACCATCGAAGTCGAGCGTTCGCTGCGCGTGCTCGACGGCGCCGTCTGCGTGCTCGACTCCAACCAGGGCGTCGAGCCCCAGACCGAGACCGTCTGGCGCCAGGGCGACAAGTACAAGGTTCCGCGAATCGTCTTCGCCAACAAGATGGACAAGATCGGTGCCGACTTCTTCAAATGTCTGTCGGACATCGTCGATCGTCTGGGCGCCAAGCCCGTCGCGATCCAGCTTCCGATCGGTGCCGAGAACAACTTCAAGGGTCTCGTCGACCTCGTGAAGATGAAGGGCGTCGTCTGGAACGACGAGTCGCTCGGCGCGAAGTTCGACTATGTCGACATTCCGGAAGACCTCGTCGAACAGGCCAAGGAATACCGCGAGAAGATGGTGGAAGCCGCCGTCGAGCTCGACGATGACGCCATGGCCGCCTATCTCGACGGCAAGGAGCCGGACGAGGCGACCCTGAAGCGCCTGATCCGCAAGGCGGTGCTGACCGGCGCGTTCTATCCCGTGCTGTGCGGCTCGGCCTTCAAGAACAAGGGCGTGCAGCCGCTGCTCGACGCCGTCGTCGACTACCTGCCGTCGCCGCTCGACGTACCCGCGATCAAGGGCACCGACGACAAGGGCAACGAAGTCGTGCGCAAGGCGGACGACAAGGAGCCGCTGGCGCTGCTCGCGTTCAAGATCATGGACGACCCGTTCGTCGGCACCATCACCTTCTGCCGCATCTACTCCGGCATTCTGCAGAGCGGCACCGGCGTCGTGAACTCGACCCGCGAGAAGAAGGAGCGGATCGGGCGCATGCTGTTGATGCATGCGAACAACCGCGAGGACATCAAGGAAGCGTATGCCGGCGACATCGTCGCGCTGGCCGGCCTGAAGGAAGCGCGCACCGGTGATACGCTGTGCGATCCCGACAAGCAGGTGATCCTGGAGAAGATGGAATTCCCCGAGCCGGTCATCGAGATCGCGATCGAGCCGAAGTCCAAGGCCGACCAGGAGAAGCTGGGCGTGGCGCTGGCCAAGCTCGCCGCGGAGGATCCGTCCTTCCGCGTGTCGACCGACCACGAGTCCGGCCAGACCATCCTCAAGGGCATGGGCGAGCTCCATCTCGACATCAAGGTCGACATCCTCAAGCGCACCTACAAGGTCGATGCCAACATCGGCGCGCCGCAGGTGGCGTTCCGCGAGCGCATCACCAAGCGGGTGGAGCACAGCTACACCCACAAGAAGCAGACCGGCGGTACCGGCCAGTTCGCGGCCGTGTCGTTCATCGTCGAGCCGAACGAAGCCGGCAAGGGCTTCGAGTTCGAATCGAAGATCGTCGGCGGCGCGGTGCCTAAGGAATACATCCCCGGCGTCGAGAAGGGCCTGGAGAGCGTGCTGTCGTCCGGCGTGGTCGCGGGATTCCCCGTGGTCGACGTCAAGGTGCAGCTGGTCGACGGCAAGTATCACGACGTCGACTCGTCGGCGCTCGCCTTCGAAATCGCCTCGCGTGCCTGCTTCCGCGAAGCGCTGCAGATGGGCAAGTCCGTCCTGCTCGAGCCGATCATGAAGGTCGAGGTGGTGACCCCGGAAGACTACACCGGCTCGGTCATCGGCGACCTGAATTCCCGGCGCGGTCAGATCCAGGGGCAGGACATGCGCGGCAACGCCAACGTCATCAACGCGATGGTGCCGCTCATGAACATGTTCGGTTACGTGAACAATCTGCGCTCGATGAGCCAGGGTCGCGCGACCTTCACCATGCAGTTCGATCACTACGCAGAAGCGCCGGCCAACGTGTCGGCAGAAGTCCAGAAGAAGTTTGCCTGA
- the rpsG gene encoding 30S ribosomal protein S7: protein MSRRHSAEKREVLPDPKFGNIIVTKFMNSVMYAGKKSVAEGIVYGAFGIIESKTKQNPLGVFEQALENVMPTIEVRSRRVGGATYQVPVEVRSTRRQALGIRWLIAAARERNEKTMTERLSAELLDASNNRGNAVKKREDVHRMAEANRAFSHYRW from the coding sequence ATGTCTCGTCGCCACTCTGCGGAAAAGCGCGAAGTTCTTCCGGATCCGAAGTTCGGGAACATCATCGTCACGAAGTTCATGAACTCGGTGATGTACGCCGGCAAGAAGTCGGTTGCGGAAGGCATCGTCTATGGTGCGTTCGGCATCATCGAATCCAAGACCAAGCAGAACCCGCTCGGCGTGTTCGAGCAGGCGCTCGAGAACGTCATGCCGACCATCGAGGTTCGCTCCCGCCGCGTCGGCGGCGCGACCTACCAGGTTCCGGTCGAGGTTCGCTCGACCCGCCGTCAGGCTCTCGGCATTCGCTGGCTGATCGCGGCTGCGCGCGAGCGCAACGAGAAGACGATGACCGAGCGGCTCTCGGCGGAGCTCTTGGACGCATCGAACAACCGGGGGAACGCCGTCAAGAAGCGCGAAGACGTGCACCGCATGGCGGAAGCCAACCGCGCCTTCTCGCACTACCGCTGGTAA
- the rpsL gene encoding 30S ribosomal protein S12 has translation MPTINQLIAQPREVQKSRKKVPALQQSPQKRGVCTRVYTTTPKKPNSALRKVAKVRLTNGFEVIGYIPGEGHNLQEHSVVMIRGGRVKDLPGVRYHILRGVLDTQGVKNRKQRRSKYGAKRPK, from the coding sequence ATGCCGACGATCAACCAGCTGATCGCTCAACCGCGGGAAGTGCAGAAGTCGCGCAAGAAGGTGCCGGCGCTGCAGCAGTCGCCGCAGAAGCGTGGTGTTTGCACGCGCGTCTACACCACGACCCCGAAGAAGCCGAACTCGGCGCTTCGTAAGGTTGCCAAGGTGCGCCTGACCAACGGCTTCGAGGTGATCGGCTACATCCCCGGCGAGGGCCATAACCTCCAGGAGCACTCGGTGGTCATGATCCGCGGCGGCCGCGTCAAGGACTTGCCGGGCGTGCGCTACCACATCCTCCGCGGCGTTCTGGACACCCAGGGCGTCAAGAACCGTAAGCAGCGTCGTTCGAAGTACGGCGCCAAGCGTCCGAAGTAA